A stretch of Nitrospirota bacterium DNA encodes these proteins:
- a CDS encoding alpha/beta fold hydrolase — MRFTLIFILFLYGCATTAQSVNGGLADRHRPSGIQSLIKYEGLTFENYIQANRKIISDSRTDLNGSNREDIVDGNSPYELEPPPSCSPGKIKRYRRGILLSHGLTDSPYSTRQLGQFFQEHCFRVMAIVLPGHGTRPGDLLNVTWQEWAKAEAFGTDALASEADEVYLMGFSTGATLSVNQSLQDSRVKGLFLFSPAMQITWLASLANLHTVYSWAIPDGKWIDLMNDEDPFKYESFPNNAAYQIYLLTLAVRSELQRKKVTIPTFIAASEDDSTVIFSGTVDFFESATHSNNKMIVYTTKPGSSSGKIDRVNSYFPEQHILSSAHTALVLPGSSSHYGANGDYTYCNHYFPKDMDKYNQCKNKKEDYLGEISEENLKKGVIRRLMYNPNFESLEKSLSQYIDLLPDQK, encoded by the coding sequence ATGCGATTTACGCTGATTTTTATTTTATTCCTTTACGGGTGTGCGACGACGGCACAATCCGTTAATGGCGGACTAGCCGACCGGCATCGACCGTCTGGAATTCAGTCTCTAATCAAATACGAAGGCCTCACGTTTGAGAATTACATCCAGGCGAACCGGAAAATTATTTCCGATTCGAGAACGGATTTAAACGGGAGTAATCGGGAAGATATTGTCGACGGGAATTCACCGTATGAACTGGAACCCCCTCCCTCTTGTTCCCCCGGGAAGATAAAACGATATCGGAGAGGGATATTACTCAGTCATGGACTGACCGACTCACCTTATTCGACACGTCAACTGGGACAATTTTTTCAGGAACACTGTTTCAGGGTTATGGCGATTGTCTTGCCGGGTCATGGAACCCGCCCGGGAGATCTGCTGAATGTGACTTGGCAGGAATGGGCCAAGGCGGAGGCTTTTGGAACCGATGCTCTGGCATCGGAGGCGGACGAAGTCTACTTAATGGGTTTTTCAACCGGAGCGACGCTCAGTGTCAATCAAAGCCTCCAGGACTCCCGCGTGAAAGGATTATTCCTGTTTTCACCGGCAATGCAAATTACCTGGCTCGCTTCTCTCGCGAATTTACACACGGTTTATAGTTGGGCCATTCCTGACGGGAAATGGATTGACTTGATGAACGACGAAGATCCGTTTAAATACGAGTCTTTTCCGAATAATGCGGCTTACCAGATTTACCTTCTGACTTTAGCGGTTAGATCAGAATTGCAAAGGAAGAAGGTGACTATTCCCACTTTTATTGCTGCCAGCGAAGACGACTCGACGGTCATCTTTTCGGGAACGGTTGATTTTTTTGAAAGCGCGACTCATTCCAATAACAAAATGATCGTTTATACGACAAAACCGGGAAGTTCTTCGGGTAAAATTGACCGGGTCAACAGTTATTTTCCGGAACAGCATATCCTGTCATCCGCCCATACGGCGCTTGTTCTTCCCGGCAGTTCATCCCACTACGGCGCAAATGGCGATTACACTTACTGCAATCACTATTTTCCGAAGGACATGGACAAATATAATCAGTGCAAGAATAAAAAAGAGGATTATTTGGGAGAAATCAGCGAGGAGAATCTAAAAAAAGGGGTGATTCGAAGACTCATGTATAACCCTAATTTTGAATCCCTCGAAAAGAGTTTAAGTCAGTATATCGATCTGTTACCTGATCAGAAGTAA